One genomic segment of Sorex araneus isolate mSorAra2 chromosome X, mSorAra2.pri, whole genome shotgun sequence includes these proteins:
- the MED12 gene encoding mediator of RNA polymerase II transcription subunit 12 isoform X6 — MAAFGILSYEHRPLKRPRLGPPDVYPQDPKQKEDELTALNVKQGFNNQPAVSGDEHGSAKNVNFNPAKISSNFSSIIAEKLRCNTLPDTGRRKPQVNQKDNFWLVTARSQSAINTWFTDLAGTKPLTQLAKKVPIFSKKEEVFGYLAKYTVPVMRAAWLIKMTCAYYGAISETKVKKRHVVDPFVEWTQIITKYLWEQLQKMAEYYRLGPTGSGGCSSTIGPLPHDVEVAIRQWDYNEKLAMFMFQDGMLDRHEFLTWVLECFEKIRPGEDELLKLLLPLLLRYSGEFVQSAYLSRRLAYFCTRRLALQLDGVSSHSAHVMSTQSTNTLPSTPAPQPPTSSTPSTPFSDLLMCPQHRPLVFGLSCILQTILLCCPSALVWHYSLTDSRIKTGSPLDHLPIAPSNLPMPEGNSAFTQQVRAKLREIEQQIKERGQAVEVRWSFDKCQEATAGFTIGRVLHTLEVLDSHSFERSDFSNSLDSLCNRIFGLGPSKDGHEISSDDDAVVSLLCEWAVSCKRSGRHRAMVVAKLLEKRQAEIEAERCGESEAADEKGSIASGSLSAPSAPIFQDVLLQFLDTQAPMLTDPRSESERVEFFNLVLLFCELIRHDVFSHNMYTCTLISRGDLAFGAPGPRPPSPFDDPVDDPERKEAEGSSSSKLEDPALSESMDIDPSSSVLFEDMEKPDFSLFSPTMPCEGKGSPSPEKPTIEKEAKPPPKEKLEGTLGILYDQPRHVQYATHFPIPQEESCSHECNQRLVVLFGVGKQRDDARHAIKKITKDILKVLNRKGTAETDQLAPIVPLNPGDLTFLGGEDGQKRRRNRPEAFPTAEDIFAKFQHLSHYDQHQVTAQVSRNVLEQITSFALGMSYHLPLVQHVQFIFDLMEYSLSISGLIDFAIQLLNELSVVEAELLLKSSDLVGSYTTSLCLCIVAVLRHYHACLILNQDQMAQVFEGLCGVVKHGMNRSDGSSAERCILAYLYDLYTSCSHLKSKFGELFSDFCSKVKNTIYCNVEPSESNMRWAPEFMIDTLENPAAHTFTYTGLGKSLSENPANRYSFVCNALMHVCVGHHDPDRVNDIAILCAELTGYCKSLSAEWLGVLKALCCSSNNGTCGFNDLLCNVDVSDLSFHDSLATFVAILIARQCLLLEDLIRCAAIPSLLNAACSEQDSEPGARLTCRILLHLFKTPQLNPCQSDGNKPTVGIRSSCDRHLLAASQNRIVDGAVFAVLKAVFVLGDAELKGSGFTVTGGAEELPEEEGGGGSGGRRQGGRSISVETASLDVYAKYVLRSICQQEWVGERCLKSLCEDSNDLQDPVLSSAQAQRLMQLICYPHRLLDNEDGENPQRQRIKRILQNLDQWTMRQSSLELQLMIKQTPNNEMNSLLENIAKATIEVFQQSAETGSASGNTTGNMPSSSKTKPVLSSLERSGVWLVAPLIAKLPTSVQGHVLKAAGEELEKGQHLGSSSSRKERDRQKQKSMSLLSQQPFLSLVLTCLKGQDEQREGLLTSLYSQVHQIVNNWRDDQYLDDCKPKQLMHEALKLRLNLVGGMFDTVQRSTQQTTEWAVLLLEIIISGTVDMQSNNELFTTVLDMLSVLINGTLAADMSSISQGSMEENKRAYMNLVKKLRKELAERQSDSLEKVYQLLPLPKPTRDVITCEPQGSLIDTKGNKIAGFDSIFKKEGLQVSTKQKISPWDLFEGLKPSAPLSWGWFGTVRVDRRVARGEEQQRLLLYHTHLRPRPRAYYLEPLPLPPEDEEPPVPTLLEPEKKAPEPPKTDKPGAAPPSTEERKKKSTKGKKRSQAAAKTEDYGMGPGRSGPYGVTVPADLLHHANPSSMPHLNYRQGSLGLYAQNQPLPAGGPRVDPYRPVRLPMQKLPTRPPYPGVLPATMTGVMGLEPSSYKTSVYRQQQPAVPQGQRLRQQLQAKIQSQGMLGQSSVHQMTPSSSYGLQTTQGYTPYVSHVGLQQHAGPAGTMVPPNYSSQPYQSTHPSTNPTLVDPTRHLQQRPSGYVHQQAPAYGHGLTSAQRFSHQTLQQAPMIGTMTPLSAQGVQATVRSTSILPEQQQQQQQQQQQQQQQQQQQQQQQQQQQQQQQQQQYHIRQQQQQQILRQQQQQQQQQQQQQQQQQQAHQQQQQQAAPPQPQPQSQPQFQRQGLQQTQQQQQTAALVRQLQQQLSNTQPQPSTNMFGRY; from the exons ATGGCGGCCTTCGGGATCCTGAGCTACGAGCACCGGCCCCTGAAGCGGCCGCGCCTGGGGCCTCCGGACGTGTACCCTCAGGACCCCAAACAGAAGGAG GATGAACTGACGGCCTTAAACGTGAAACAAGGCTTCAATAATCAGCCTGCTGTCTCTGGGGATGAGCATGGCAGTGCCAAGAACGTCAACTTCAATCCTGCCAAG ataagtTCCAACTTCAGCAGCATTATTGCTGAGAAATTACGATGTAACACCCTCCCTGACACTGGTCGCAGGAAACCTCAAGTGAACCAAAAGGACAACTTCTGGCTAGTGACTGCCCGATCCCAGAGTGCCATTAACACCTGGTTCACTGACCTGGCTGGTACCAAGCCACTCACACAACTAGCCAAAAAG GTCCCCATTTTCAGTAAGAAGGAAGAAGTGTTCGGGTACTTAGCCAAATACACAGTACCTGTGATGCGGGCCGCCTGGCTCATTAAGATGACATGTGCCTACTATGGAGCGATCTCAGAGACCAAGGTTAAGAAGAGACACGTTGTTGACCCTTTTGTGG AATGGACTCAGATCATCACTAAGTACTTATGGGAGCAGCTACAGAAAATGGCAGAGTACTACCGGCTTGGTCCTACAGGAAGCGGGGGCTGTAGTTCCACTATCGGGCCCTTGCCCCATGACGTTGAGGTGGCAATCCGGCAGTGGGACTACAACGAGAAGCTGGCCATGTTCATGTTTCAG GATGGAATGCTGGACAGACATGAGTTCCTGACCTGGGTACTGGAGTGTTTTGAGAAAATCCGCCCTGGAGAGGACGAATTGCTTAAACTTCTGTTGCCCCTACTGCTGCGA TACTCAGGGGAATTTGTTCAGTCCGCATACCTCTCCCGCCGCCTTGCCTACTTCTGCACCCGGAGGCTGGCCCTGCAGCTGGACGGCGTGAGCAGTCACTCAGCACACGTTATGTCCACCCAGTCGACAAACACATTGccctccactccagcccctcagcccccaacGAGCAGCACACCCTCTACGCCCTTCAGTGACCTTCTCATGTGCCCTCAGCACCGGCCCCTGGTGTTTGGCCTCAGCTGTATCCTTCAG ACCATCCTCCTCTGTTGCCCCAGTGCCTTGGTTTGGCACTACTCACTGACGGATAGCCGAATTAAGACTGGCTCCCCGCTTGACCACCTGCCTATTGCCCCCTCCAACCTGCCCATGCCAGAGGGCAACAGTGCCTTCACTCAGCAG GTCCGGGCAAAGTTGCGGGAGATTGAGCAGCAGATCAAAGAGCGAGGACAAGCAGTTGAGGTTCGATGGTCTTTTGATAAGTGCCAGGAAGCGACTGCAG GCTTCACCATTGGACGGGTACTCCATACTCTGGAAGTGCTGGACAGCCATAGTTTTGAGCGCTCCGACTTTAGCAACTCTCTTGACTCTCTTTGTAATCGAATCTTTGGATTGGGGCCTAGCAAGGATGGGCATGAG ATCTCCTCGGACGATGATGCTGTGGTATCATTACTGTGTGAATGGGCCGTCAGCTGCAAGCGTTCCGGGCGGCATCGGGCAATGGTGGTAGCCAAGCTGCTGGAGAAGCGACAAGCAGAGATTGAGGCTGAG CGCTGTGGCGAATCAGAAGCTGCGGATGAGAAGGGTTCCATCGCCTCTGGCTCCCTTTCTGCTCCGAGCGCGCCCATTTTCCAGGACGTTCTCCTGCAGTTCCTGGATACCCAAGCCCCGATGCTGA CGGACCCCCGAAGTGAGAGTGAACGGGTGGAGTTCTTTAACTTGGTACTGCTGTTTTGTGAACTGATTCGGCATGATGTTTTCTCCCACAATATGTACACTTGCACCCTCATTTCCCGAGGGGACCTTGCATTTGGAGCGCCTGGGCCTCGGCCTCCCTCGCCCTTTGATGATCCTGTCGATGACCCAGAGCGCAAGGAGGCTGAGGGTAGCAGCAGTAGTAAGCTGGAG GATCCAGCGCTCTCGGAGTCTATGGACATTGACCCTAGCTCTAGTGTACTCTTTGAGGATATGGAGAAGCCCGATTTCTCA CTGTTCTCCCCTACTATGCCCTGTGAGGGGAAGGGCAGCCCGTCCCCTGAGAAACCCACCATTGAGAAGGAGGCCAAGCCTCCGCCCAAGGAGAAGCTGGAGGGGACGCTCGGCATCCTTTACGACCAGCCGCGGCACGTGCAGTATGCCACTCATTTCCCCATCCCCCAG GAGGAGTCGTGCAGCCACGAGTGCAACCAGCGCTTGGTCGTactgtttggggtggggaagcagcgcGATGATGCCCGCCATGCCATCAAGAAAATTACCAAGGATATCCTGAAGGTTCTGAATCGCAAGGGAACGGCGGAAACTG ACCAGCTTGCTCCTATTGTGCCTCTGAATCCTGGAGACCTGACATTCTTAG GTGGGGAGGATGGGCAGAAGCGGCGACGCAACCGGCCGGAAGCCTTCCCTACCGCTGAAGACATCTTTGCTAAGTTCCAACACCTTTCACATTATGACCAGCACCAGGTCACAGCTCAG GTCTCCCGGAATGTTCTGGAGCAGATCACAAGCTTCGCGCTTGGCATGTCATACCACTTGCCTCTGGTACAACACGTGCAATTCATCTTCGACCTCATGGAGTATTCACTCAGCATCAGTGGCCTTATCGACTTTGCCATTCAG CTACTGAATGAATTGAGTGTCGTGGAGGCCGAGTTGCTTCTCAAATCCTCTGATCTGGTGGGCAGCTACACCACCAGCCTGTGCCTGTGCATCGTGGCCGTCCTGCGGCACTATCACGCCTGCCTCATCCTCAACCAGGACCAGATGGCACAGGTCTTTGAGGG GCTCTGCGGAGTGGTAAAGCACGGCATGAACCGCTCCGACGGTTCCTCTGCGGAACGCTGTATCCTTGCTTATCTCTATGATCTGTACACCTCCTGTAGCCATTTAAAGAGCAAATTTGGGGAGCTGTTCAG cGACTTCTGCTCCAAAGTAAAGAATACCATCTACTGCAATGTGGAGCCATCAGAGTCCAACATGCGCTGGGCACCCGAGTTCATGATCGACACGTTGGAGAACCCTGCTGCTCATACATTCACCTACACGGGGTTAGGCAAGAGTCTAAGTGAGAACCCTGCTAACCGCTACAGCTTTGTCTGCAATGCCCTTATGCACGTCTGTGTGGGGCACCATGATCCCGATAG ggTAAATGACATTGCAATCCTGTGTGCGGAGCTGACGGGCTACTGCAAGTCTCTGAGCGCAGAGTGGTTAGGTGTCCTGAAGGCCTTGTGCTGCTCCTCCAACAATGGCACTTGTGGCTTCAACGACCTCCTCTGCAATGTAGAT GTCAGCGACCTGTCTTTTCACGACTCCCTGGCTACCTTTGTTGCTATCCTCATTGCGCGACAGTGTTTGCTCCTGGAAGACCTGATTCGTTGTGCTGCCATCCCTTCGTTGCTTAATGCTG CTTGCAGTGAACAGGACTCTGAACCGGGGGCCCGACTCACCTGCCGTATCCTCCTGCACCTCTTCAAGACCCCTCAGCTCAACCCTTGCCAGTCAGATGGAA ACAAGCCTACGGTAGGAATTCGCTCCTCCTGTGACCGCCACCTGCTGGCTGCCTCCCAGAACCGCATCGTGGACGGAGCTGTGTTTGCTGTTCTCAAGGCGGTGTTTGTGCTTG GGGATGCAGAACTGAAGGGTTCAGGCTTCACTGTGACGGGCGGAGCCGAAGAACTTCccgaggaggagggaggaggtggcagtGGTGGTCGGAGGCAAGGTGGCCGCAGCATCTCTGTGGAGACAGCCAGTCTGGATGTCTATGCCAAGTACGTGCTCCGCAGCATCTGCCAGCAG GAATGGGTAGGAGAACGTTGCCTTAAATCACTGTGCGAGGACAGCAATGACCTCCAAGACCCAGTATTGAGCAGTGCCCAGGCCCAGCGCCTGATGCAGCTCATCTGCTATCCTCATCGGCTGCTGGACAACGAGGATGGGGAAAACCCCCAGCGGCAACGCATCAAACGCATTCTCCAG AACTTGGACCAGTGGACCATGCGCCAGTCTTCCTTGGAGCTGCAGCTCATGATCAAACAGACCCCGAACAAT GAAATGAACTCCCTCTTAGAGAACATTGCCAAGGCCACCATTGAGGTTTTCCAGCAGTCCGCGGAGACAGGATCGGCTTCTGGAAACACCACGGGAAACATGCCGAGCAGCAGCAAGACCAAGCCTGTGCTCAG TTCTCTAGAGCGATCAGGTGTCTGGCTGGTGGCCCCTCTCATTGCTAAGCTACCCACCTCCGTCCAAGGACATGTGCTGAAGGCCGCTGGGGAGGAACTTGAGAAAGGCCAGcatctgggttcctcttcctCCCGAAAAGAACGTGATAGACAGAAGCAGAAGAG CATGTCCCTGTTGAGCCAGCAGCCCTTCTTATCCCTGGTGCTGACGTGTCTGAAAGGGCAGGATGAGCAGCGGGAGGGCCTGCTCACCTCTCTCTACAGCCAGGTGCACCAG ATTGTGAATAATTGGCGGGATGACCAGTACTTAGACGACTGCAAACCCAAACAGCTAATGCACGAGGCACTCAAACTACGGCTCAACCTG GTGGGAGGCATGTTCGACACGGTGCAGCGAAGCACCCAGCAGACGACCGAGTGGGCCGTGCTGCTCCTGGAGATCATCATCAGCGGCACCGTGGACATGCAGTCCAACAA CGAGCTCTTCACGACCGTCTTGGACATGCTAAGTGTGCTCATCAACGGGACCCTGGCCGCAGACATGTCCAGCATCTCGCAGGGCAGCATGGAGGAGAACAAGCGCGCCTACATGAACCTAGTGAAGAAGCTGCGG AAAGAGTTAGCAGAGCGCCAGTCCGACAGCCTGGAGAAGGTTTATCAACTGCTGCCACTGCCCAAGCCAACTCGAGATGTCATCACCTGTGAGCCGCAGGGCTCCCTCATTGACACCAAGGGCAACAAGATTGCCGGCTTTGACTCCATCTTCAAGAAGGAG GGTCTCCAGGTTTCCACCAAACAGAAGATCTCTCCCTGGGATCTTTTCGAGGGGCTGAAGCCGTCGGCACCCCTCTCGTGGGGCTGGTTCGGGACTGTCCGTGTGGACCGCAGGGTGGCCCGTGGGGAGGAGCAGCAGCGGCTGCTGCTGTATCACACGCACCTGAGGCCCCGGCCCCGAGCCTATTACCTGGAGCCGCTGCCACTGCCACCAGAGGATGAAGAGCCCCCCGTGCCCACCCTGCTGGAGCCAGAGAAAAAGGCTCCAGAGCCCCCCAAAACTGATAAGCCTGGCGCTGCTCCACCTAGTACCGAGGAACGCAAGAAAAAATCCACCAAGGGCAAGAAACGCAGTCAGGCAGCTGCCAAGACAGAG GACTATGGCATGGGCCCGGGCCGGAGTGGCCCCTATGGCGTGACAGTGCCCGCAGACCTCTTGCACCATGCTAACCCGAGCTCCATGCCACACCTGAACTACCGGCAGGGTTCCCTAGGCCTGTATGCCCAGAACCAACCACTGCCGGCAG GTGGCCCCCGTGTAGACCCCTACCGCCCTGTGCGATTACCCATGCAGAAGCTGCCAACCCGGCCGCCATATCCCGGCGTGCTGCCTGCAACCATGACTggagtcatggggctggagccctCCTCTTACAAGACCTCGGTGTACCGGCAGCAGCAGCCTGCAGTGCCCCAGGGACAGCGCCTCCGCCAACAGCTCCAGGCAAAGATA CAGAGTCAGGGGATGTTgggccagtcatctgttcatcaGATGACTCCCAGCTCTTCTTATGGTTTGCAGACTACCCAG ggcTATACTCCTTATGTTTCTCATGTGGGATTGCAGCAACACGCAGGCCCTGCAGGTACCATGGTGCCCCCCAACTACTCCAGCCAACCTTATCAGAGCACCCACCCTTCTACCAATCCTACTCTTGTAGATCCTACTCGCCACCTGCAGCAGCGGCCCAGTGGCTATGTACACCAGCAGGCCCCAGCCTATGGACACGGGCTCACCTCCGCTCAAAG